In the Carboxydothermus hydrogenoformans Z-2901 genome, one interval contains:
- a CDS encoding M16 family metallopeptidase, whose product MIHVTTLPNKITVLVEEIPYIRSAAIGLWFKVGSRHERRDESGISHFIEHMMFKGTVNRTAKEIAESLDQVGGQLNAFTTKEYTCYYARVLDEHTLLALEILHDMVFNSKFAEEDIEKEKNVVIEEIRMYEDAPDELIHDLLTEVMWNNHPLGRPILGEIQDIESLTREKVVNYYKRYYTPDNLIIAVAGRVNYQQLLDKIMELFGSIQGEQKGDKITIPEFNLHSFSRRKDSEQVHLCLGTKGYAINDDRIYGLNILSTILGGGISSRLFQELRERHGLVYSVYSYTTAYQDAGLFGIYAGLGPNKVNEALELIQKQLKELKTGDISAEEVERARQQIKGNLLLSLESVTTRMSRLAKSFLYHGKIISPEEIVEKVFNVSLEDIKAMAEEISDLNNFTKVSIGPWEGF is encoded by the coding sequence ATGATCCATGTTACCACCTTACCTAACAAAATAACCGTTCTGGTAGAAGAGATTCCCTACATTCGTTCCGCGGCCATTGGCTTGTGGTTTAAAGTTGGTTCCCGTCATGAACGTAGGGACGAAAGCGGAATTTCTCATTTCATTGAACACATGATGTTTAAGGGCACTGTTAATCGTACCGCAAAAGAAATAGCTGAATCTCTGGACCAGGTAGGCGGACAGTTAAACGCCTTTACTACCAAGGAGTATACCTGTTACTATGCCCGGGTTTTAGACGAGCATACCCTTTTGGCCTTAGAAATTCTTCACGATATGGTTTTTAATTCCAAATTTGCCGAGGAAGACATTGAAAAAGAAAAAAACGTGGTAATTGAAGAAATTAGAATGTATGAAGATGCGCCCGACGAGCTAATTCACGATCTCCTGACCGAAGTAATGTGGAACAACCATCCTTTAGGGCGCCCTATTTTGGGTGAAATTCAGGATATAGAGAGTTTAACCCGGGAAAAAGTAGTAAATTATTATAAAAGATACTATACTCCGGATAATTTAATTATTGCGGTGGCCGGAAGGGTAAATTACCAACAGCTTTTGGATAAAATAATGGAGTTATTTGGGAGTATCCAGGGGGAACAAAAAGGTGATAAAATAACGATTCCCGAGTTTAATTTACATAGCTTTAGCCGTCGTAAAGATTCCGAACAGGTTCATTTATGTTTGGGAACGAAAGGCTATGCCATTAATGATGATCGGATTTATGGCCTAAACATCCTCAGCACAATTTTAGGGGGAGGGATTAGTTCAAGGCTTTTCCAAGAGTTACGGGAACGACACGGTTTGGTTTATTCCGTTTATTCTTATACCACAGCTTATCAAGATGCAGGTTTATTTGGAATTTATGCCGGTCTCGGCCCGAATAAAGTAAATGAAGCTTTAGAACTTATCCAAAAGCAGTTGAAGGAGTTAAAAACCGGTGACATTTCAGCAGAGGAAGTAGAGCGGGCCCGGCAGCAAATTAAGGGTAACCTCTTACTGAGCTTAGAAAGTGTTACCACGCGGATGTCCCGTCTGGCTAAATCGTTTTTATATCATGGTAAGATCATTTCTCCTGAAGAAATTGTTGAAAAGGTTTTTAATGTTTCCCTGGAAGATATAAAGGCTATGG
- a CDS encoding polysaccharide deacetylase family protein, translating into MRIYILKKALALSFLILTFMLCFYFERTVVVSGYMNPLYQGNPEKKQVAFLCNVYWGEEIIPEMLKILEEEQVKFSFFLGGIWAKKHPEVVRQIKNAGHEIGNHGYLHKHPDLLSVKENEEEILKTERVIEEICGYKTYLFTPPYGERGKNVLQAATNLKYRTVMWSIDTIDWQKPGPGTIINRVLPNLNNGAIILIHPMPQTLEVLPILIKKIKAKGYRIVTVGEIID; encoded by the coding sequence ATGCGAATCTATATTTTGAAAAAAGCTTTAGCCCTGAGCTTTTTAATTTTAACCTTTATGCTTTGCTTCTATTTTGAACGGACCGTGGTGGTTAGCGGCTACATGAATCCCCTATACCAGGGAAACCCGGAAAAAAAACAGGTAGCCTTTTTATGTAATGTTTACTGGGGTGAGGAAATAATTCCTGAAATGCTGAAAATTTTAGAAGAAGAACAGGTAAAGTTTTCCTTTTTTCTTGGCGGGATTTGGGCCAAAAAACATCCGGAAGTTGTAAGGCAAATAAAAAATGCCGGCCATGAAATTGGCAATCACGGCTATTTACACAAACATCCGGACCTACTTTCGGTTAAGGAAAATGAGGAAGAAATTCTGAAAACCGAAAGAGTTATTGAAGAAATTTGCGGTTATAAAACCTATCTTTTTACTCCGCCTTACGGGGAGAGGGGAAAAAATGTTTTACAAGCCGCTACCAATCTCAAATATAGGACGGTTATGTGGAGCATTGATACCATTGATTGGCAAAAACCGGGGCCGGGTACAATTATTAACCGGGTTTTGCCAAATTTAAATAACGGAGCAATTATTTTAATTCATCCCATGCCGCAAACCTTGGAGGTACTGCCCATTTTAATAAAAAAAATAAAAGCTAAAGGTTACCGGATAGTTACCGTTGGGGAAATCATAGATTAA
- a CDS encoding D-alanyl-D-alanine carboxypeptidase family protein, with the protein MKRYLIPLLLCLLTLPVKVHGEIKAKAYYFFIPTTNQIIEAKNQDFPLPPASTTKIATALTALDLYPRNFTLTVKPEAVRVTGTKIYLKPNEKIAVIDLVYGLMLESGNDAANALAWVVGKENFMLILNYYLKQMGLTSVSFKNPSGLSAPGHKISAKDLCVLTFYALLKDEFADICKTKQYEAQSGFKPRVFHNTNRLLAVDSRVIGVKTGTTNEAGKCLVGAWRGNSFLIGTVLNCPDRFTAVYKTFKTTDEKLREKVIWSKGQKMYFKKNNWWTLTKDVKIFSVGNEHKLVKVVIEDSDSFVRALFFLNGAFLAEQNLQKVR; encoded by the coding sequence ATGAAGAGATATTTGATTCCATTGCTTTTATGTTTGTTAACGTTACCGGTAAAAGTCCATGGGGAAATAAAGGCAAAAGCTTATTACTTTTTTATACCAACTACTAATCAAATCATTGAGGCCAAAAATCAAGACTTTCCCCTACCACCGGCAAGTACCACCAAAATTGCTACCGCTTTAACAGCATTGGACCTTTATCCGAGGAATTTTACCTTAACGGTAAAACCAGAAGCGGTGCGGGTAACGGGTACCAAAATTTACCTTAAACCCAACGAAAAAATCGCTGTAATTGACCTTGTTTACGGATTAATGTTGGAATCGGGAAATGATGCGGCTAACGCCCTGGCGTGGGTTGTAGGAAAGGAAAATTTTATGTTAATATTAAATTATTATTTAAAACAAATGGGTTTAACCTCGGTTTCTTTTAAAAACCCCTCCGGCCTTTCTGCCCCGGGTCACAAAATTTCGGCGAAAGACCTATGCGTTTTGACCTTTTACGCATTATTAAAAGATGAATTTGCCGATATATGTAAAACAAAACAATATGAGGCGCAAAGTGGCTTTAAGCCAAGGGTATTTCACAATACTAACCGCTTGTTAGCTGTCGATTCCCGGGTAATAGGGGTTAAAACCGGTACAACCAATGAAGCGGGTAAATGTTTAGTAGGGGCCTGGCGGGGAAACAGTTTCTTAATTGGTACCGTTTTAAATTGTCCCGATAGGTTTACAGCCGTGTATAAAACTTTTAAAACAACCGATGAAAAGCTAAGAGAAAAAGTTATCTGGTCCAAAGGCCAAAAAATGTATTTTAAAAAAAATAACTGGTGGACTTTAACAAAAGACGTTAAAATATTTTCTGTGGGTAATGAACATAAGCTTGTTAAAGTAGTTATTGAAGACAGTGATTCCTTTGTTCGGGCATTATTTTTTTTAAATGGTGCATTTTTGGCCGAGCAAAATTTACAAAAAGTAAGATGA